A genomic stretch from Hemicordylus capensis ecotype Gifberg chromosome 1, rHemCap1.1.pri, whole genome shotgun sequence includes:
- the LOC128332077 gene encoding uncharacterized protein LOC128332077 isoform X1: MLSHRPPTWGSSSFSRTEPRARDTLRLETGMIKVEAKVWMTVLNHRLKLTLCPRGLAPLTQQDNFQSSWKQAVYNKVAQLSFSPSLLLAMGWDKAKTAIKQRILDTERQADLSKVTGFLAPDTCRFIVSCSAYLAQLEIPSHRRAFTLARCHALSSAILEGKYKKIPFMERLCPCDSGEVETIDHVLLSCPFYKDSRDRLISPLLLKYPGHSSQVYAKMLLSDDNRSFTYNVARFCGEACKIRRVLIAS; encoded by the coding sequence gtgaCACCCTACGgttggaaactggcatgataaaagtggaggcaaaggtttggatgacagttctcaATCACCGGCTTAAACTAACCCTTTGTCCAAGGGGCCTGGCCCCACTAACCCAGCAAGACAACTTTCAGTCCTCATGGAAACAGGCAGTCTACAACAAAGTGGCACAGCTGAGCTTCTCTCCATCCCTCCTGCTTGCAATGGGCTGGGACAAGGCGAAAACGGCCATTAAACAAAGGATTCTGGATACAGAACGCCAGGCAGATTTAAGTAAGGTGACGGGCTTTCTGGCCCCAGACACCTGTAGGTTTATTGTCTCCTGCTCTGCATATCTGGCACAActggaaataccaagccacagaagggctttcaCCCTTGCCCGGTGTCATGCCCTTTCCTCCGCCAtcctggaaggcaaatacaagaaaATACCCTTCATGGAAAGGctctgtccttgtgactctggggaggtggaaaccatagaccaTGTGCTCCTTTCGTGTCCCTTCTATAAAGACAGTCGGGACAGGCTCATTtctcccctgcttcttaaataccctggtcaCTCCAGTCAAGTCTATGCCAAGATGTTGCTCTCCGATGACAATCGGTCCTTCACGTAcaatgttgccaggttctgtggggaagCGTGCAAGATCCGCAGGGTCTTGATTGCCAGTTAA
- the LOC128332077 gene encoding uncharacterized protein LOC128332077 isoform X2: MKIDTEGDTLRLETGMIKVEAKVWMTVLNHRLKLTLCPRGLAPLTQQDNFQSSWKQAVYNKVAQLSFSPSLLLAMGWDKAKTAIKQRILDTERQADLSKVTGFLAPDTCRFIVSCSAYLAQLEIPSHRRAFTLARCHALSSAILEGKYKKIPFMERLCPCDSGEVETIDHVLLSCPFYKDSRDRLISPLLLKYPGHSSQVYAKMLLSDDNRSFTYNVARFCGEACKIRRVLIAS; encoded by the coding sequence gtgaCACCCTACGgttggaaactggcatgataaaagtggaggcaaaggtttggatgacagttctcaATCACCGGCTTAAACTAACCCTTTGTCCAAGGGGCCTGGCCCCACTAACCCAGCAAGACAACTTTCAGTCCTCATGGAAACAGGCAGTCTACAACAAAGTGGCACAGCTGAGCTTCTCTCCATCCCTCCTGCTTGCAATGGGCTGGGACAAGGCGAAAACGGCCATTAAACAAAGGATTCTGGATACAGAACGCCAGGCAGATTTAAGTAAGGTGACGGGCTTTCTGGCCCCAGACACCTGTAGGTTTATTGTCTCCTGCTCTGCATATCTGGCACAActggaaataccaagccacagaagggctttcaCCCTTGCCCGGTGTCATGCCCTTTCCTCCGCCAtcctggaaggcaaatacaagaaaATACCCTTCATGGAAAGGctctgtccttgtgactctggggaggtggaaaccatagaccaTGTGCTCCTTTCGTGTCCCTTCTATAAAGACAGTCGGGACAGGCTCATTtctcccctgcttcttaaataccctggtcaCTCCAGTCAAGTCTATGCCAAGATGTTGCTCTCCGATGACAATCGGTCCTTCACGTAcaatgttgccaggttctgtggggaagCGTGCAAGATCCGCAGGGTCTTGATTGCCAGTTAA